The DNA sequence aggccttcgcactttccatttttaatttcgatcgcacttacggcgtgaatggCCGTTGTTCTTTATAAAACACGGATGCAATTGAGGCCATTTTTTGCGGAGTATGCTTCGGAACGATAGCAAGCAGGAGTTCCATTTCGACGGAGTCTCCTATAGTAATTTAGagctttcgaaatttttctagCAACTTTTGGATTCcattggaaaagtggaatatTTGGGTGGAATCAGCTTGAAGCTCTTTAAAAGCAAAGCCACAAATTTGATACGGTGTCTTAGCTTAACATGGCAGATTGGGTAATGGGTATGGATGTGTAATACCAActcacttcaagcaaaagtgatcatagctgcatgaaaatgttgttaCAGTGTGTTACGtttgtatgatacactgtccagtttcagtactccaTTTAGattaccactcatgcttgaagtgcgttggtaatACACATAGCGGACTCAATAAAGCATTTTGAACAGAGTGCTAGATCGGATAATTCAACCACAGACTAAACTCCCAAACGAAAACAATCGTGTTGCTTGTTTAAGGAAGTATGTAGACCAGGCCATTAAGCAGGGCCGTATCCAGCTGGGGCGcaggtttcatttttttatttttcccatacaaaacttgtttttgtgttattttttgttctaGCTCTCCCCCTAGCGCCCCTCCTGACTTTAGAGTCTGGCTACGGCCCtgacattaagacatcaataATAATCATACTAAAATTCGTCCTCTGTAAAATCGGCGAAAGTAACTAGAGGTAGCTTCGATATCGCTACGTCGAACGACACTGAATTACAATCCGGTGGGCAGGTGCAGGTGTCTCGTTGATGCATTCGACTTTCGTGAATTTcaactaacacaaaaattggtttttagtTTAGCGACGACGCCGACTGTCGGTTTTAACTTACAATAATTCGCCACCAAACagttgatttttgtaaaattacaAGCCGGATACTTAGATCTTGAATTGAGGCGATAATTGTACGGCAAGCAGCCACACAGTCGGATTATTTGCCCTGCACGGCACTCAACATTGCAATTATTTTCGGTATATTCTTGAAAGACtctaaaaaaacgaattatttGAGCGACAAGAAATGTTGTCGCAGACTGCAATTTTGACTTATTACCTTAGACGCTTCTCTGTAGATAGAATACAGTCACGTTCGTCGAATGATAATGCTTGCACAGCTGATGAACATTTCGTTATGCTTGAGTGAACCTCAACATTATTTTCGCTTTGATGGGACAACATTTCCACCACACTCAGATCGCTGGGAAAGTCTATACTTTTATGGACCAGTAGTTTCACTTCCCTGGAATACGACTTTGAGTAAACACTGTTCCTTGTCGGTTGAATCATAACTGAGAGTCCGCCACGACGCCCAAAATCCTGCGTATGCCTGAAATGATCATTTTGCTGTTGACGACACTTCTTTATTACAGTCGGTGCCTTCGGAATAAATGGTGCACTAtgtttcagctgattcactcatacaaacaaaagtgcttTTACATGTTGAGCGTTGCACGCTCATGGTAGTGCTAAAACTGTCTATCGACGTAAAAACACTTTTGTTTGCATAAGTGGATCAGCTGATAAAACAGGTCAAACGAAATgcgtcacttatttcaaagaCGCTGACTGTACAGCGGCCAATCAGAATTATTCGAACAAGAAATTGTCTCTGGCATTGAATGTACAACATATTCCCAGATAGGTTAGCGAGTCTTGGAACAGTTCCATGCATGGACGAGTTTGATACTCGAAACGGCACCGCACCAATAAATCACTGCACGGTGTCTGTATTGCCTCCATTGTTGTTGAGACGGACATATCATTGTTGTTGAGAATAGTCTGTAGGATGCTCATTTCTTGGTCGTTGTAAGCGTCGTTGCCTGTAAACGCAGATGCTTGGGCCAAATATTTGAGTAAATCGGTTTTTGAAACGTTGGATGGCAGAGTTCTGAAacagttttggattttgaatTCGACCTATGAGTGCAGGGCAGAGAGTACGGATTAAAGTGGGGCAGTGATGAAGAGATTTCGATTAGCGACCGTTAAAACGCAGAGAAATGATGACTTTGGAAGTGATAagacaattcacgccgtaagtgtgcctaaaatttgaattttaagtgaacgattcgatgaaaaagtgaaccgaaaaatacgtttcaacgcttcattgtatgaaaatgacgctacgttagaaagacctccgcactttccattttgaattttgaccgcacttacggcgtgaatctCTAGCtctatcgtaaattgttgcctCAGTAGCTTGTTGGCTTTCCTCTTGGAGCTACATCTCCATCGGCTCTAATATCGAGGTACTCACTCTACCGAATAGCGTCAAGTCTGCTTTgatggatgaattttaacgaaCCGAAACCTCTTCTCAATTCGATTCTGTTACTGACAACTGATCAATAAACTTCCTCGCACGATCCTCATTGATATGCTGTCCATCACAAATTGTTATCGCTGGCAAATCCAACATATTCAACGGTTGATGAAACGAGTCAACTCTCAATCGTGTCGGATTGGCTTTGTACCGAAGCCAGAATGTATCGACCAGTACATTCGATGCAATGAACCCAACTACCGTTACAATCAACCACAGGGTActggaaaaacagaaaaacccAAAAACTTCAGGAATTTGCGGAATGACAACATCAGCCTAACCGAGTGAACTTGTTTCCCTGTTCGTCCAGTATGTATCGCAATCCATGGATAGTCGTTCGCTCGACAAACTCGCACCAAGTGAATTTAAGCGCTTCACGAAAAATGTCGCTACATTTGGTTGAACCATTGATGGCAATCATTGGTTcggttttattgttttttccaCGCAAGTATCCTGTTCGACGTCAAGCGATTGAATACTACCGTGCGCTGAACACACTGATTTCTTATTTTAGACATTTAGTCAACGAATGGGAGAATTCCTTAATTCGATTATAAATGCTTGTTGTTGTGAAGATATCAGATCCAATTcacatttaattatttgattaTACGTTGTGAATGGGAATGCCcaatgaaatagttatttatgcgtCAAGTGACGTGTGAAGGCATCGAACTGGATGCATTAACACTTGTATTTCAGATGTCGAATTTGTATGGGTAATTACATCACAGTACGTAAACTGACTGACCTACTGCACTCACCTATGCAAAgcaaagtaaaaaattgacCAAATGAATGAGTCATAATCACTCGTATGCACGAGTGTGAATGTATATTAGCAAGTGAACGAAGCGAATACACGTCCTTAATCAATGTTGTGATCTACTGTTACTTGACAGAGCAAAGAGCTtacattttgttcatttc is a window from the Bradysia coprophila strain Holo2 unplaced genomic scaffold, BU_Bcop_v1 contig_94, whole genome shotgun sequence genome containing:
- the LOC119084859 gene encoding sodium channel protein Nach-like — its product is MIAINGSTKCSDIFREALKFTWCEFVERTTIHGLRYILDEQGNKFTRTLWLIVTVVGFIASNVLVDTFWLRYKANPTRLRVDSFHQPLNMLDLPAITICDGQHINEDRARKFIDQLTLPSNVSKTDLLKYLAQASAFTGNDAYNDQEMSILQTILNNNDMSVSTTMEAIQTPCSDLLVRCRFEYQTRPCMELFQDSLTYLGICCTFNARDNFLHTQDFGRRGGLSVMIQPTRNSVYSKSYSREVKLLVHKSIDFPSDLSVVEMLSHQSENNVEVHSSITKCSSAVQALSFDERDCILSTEKRLRVFQEYTENNCNVECRAGQIIRLCGCLPYNYRLNSRSKYPACNFTKINCLVANYFEIHESRMHQRDTCTCPPDCNSVSFDVAISKLPLVTFADFTEDEFYDGLNDSHLIARISFGKQVYRELRRDLLINIITLASGLGGIYSLFIGMGVLTFFEISYFLTIRLRFNYIQIRNQRESLRLNARKMLASRLKRRTVWKQSQKIGRIN